A genome region from Thermococcus onnurineus NA1 includes the following:
- a CDS encoding hydrophobe/amphiphile efflux-3 (HAE3) family transporter, producing the protein MEALRSTARIIVRYRVAFALIAIFLLVVSIYGIQNLRFESDLRSMLPEGHPAIDDYTTLQNEFQSGDSTIIVVKVSSIEPGGVYDVRDPQVIQAIYELEQRLLQREYVTDTISIADIYMQVLGRLPENEEEAKFVLDVLPPETRNQLVSRDYTTTMIVVTISREKNSKTLVRVYEGIQEDINDVKFPKNVEVIQTGNIGITYRILELLQSDLNKTMAISFIIVLALLLYFYRSPVKALIPLTPLVFGVAMTLGAMGLLGIPLDLATTTIGAMLIGMGIDYGIHVTNRYYEERKRGRTIEEAAEEAIAETGKALLGAALTTVAGFAAMYLSSLPMLHNLATTLILGLSLAALNAVVITPSVIILEEDVMKKLKGHYEVPEIRSHSGFVGKAFRSLGEAVRRKPFAFLGAVFLITLIFGYGVTQVTTEVRLEKFVPKGMPEIEALMDIRSDFGGQDELYILVKADDVRDPTVVRSIYRFENQIKADTYYNNVFDSESIADIVVQKYGYIPDDREKIKEALKDYQGVQLVSSDYSMTVIKFTGDFSGSSIDDFRKIIRYFEEEVQNAVFPPGVSLSLTGDIYLNYVLDQLTNEEINRISMYGTVFVVVIVLLLFRRPKVSLAMITPMFLGALWTVGFMGLAGIPFTQTLAGVISMIVGLGVDYGMHLTHRFLEEMNEGNPRPIVTSIESVGPGILAGALTTAGGFLALLAGELPTIHDFGLTLAFGIFASMFAAYLVTPALLQVFYGKKIGGDAE; encoded by the coding sequence ATGGAAGCGCTGCGCAGTACCGCTAGGATAATCGTGAGGTACAGGGTCGCTTTTGCCCTGATAGCGATATTCCTGTTAGTGGTTTCCATCTACGGAATTCAGAACCTCCGCTTTGAGAGCGACCTGAGAAGCATGCTTCCCGAAGGACACCCTGCCATAGATGACTATACCACACTTCAGAATGAGTTCCAGAGCGGCGACAGCACCATCATAGTGGTCAAAGTGAGCTCCATCGAGCCGGGTGGAGTTTACGACGTGAGGGATCCCCAGGTAATTCAAGCCATTTATGAACTCGAACAGAGGCTCCTCCAGAGGGAGTACGTCACGGACACGATAAGTATCGCCGACATCTACATGCAGGTTCTTGGCAGGCTCCCGGAAAATGAGGAAGAGGCAAAGTTCGTCCTTGACGTGCTCCCACCGGAAACGAGGAATCAGCTCGTGAGCAGGGATTACACGACGACGATGATAGTGGTGACCATAAGCAGGGAGAAGAACTCCAAAACCCTCGTCAGAGTCTATGAGGGAATTCAGGAGGACATAAACGACGTGAAGTTCCCGAAGAACGTCGAGGTTATCCAGACAGGCAACATAGGCATAACCTACCGCATACTGGAACTCCTCCAGAGCGACCTCAACAAGACCATGGCGATATCGTTCATAATCGTTCTCGCCCTGCTCCTCTACTTCTACCGCTCGCCGGTCAAGGCGCTGATACCCCTAACGCCGCTCGTTTTTGGTGTAGCCATGACCCTGGGTGCAATGGGGCTCCTCGGCATTCCCCTCGACCTTGCGACGACCACCATAGGTGCGATGCTCATAGGAATGGGCATAGACTACGGAATCCACGTAACGAACCGCTATTACGAGGAGCGCAAAAGGGGAAGGACAATCGAGGAGGCCGCTGAGGAGGCCATAGCCGAGACGGGAAAGGCCCTGCTCGGAGCGGCGCTGACGACCGTTGCCGGCTTTGCTGCCATGTACCTCTCGAGCCTTCCGATGCTCCACAACCTGGCGACGACCTTGATCCTAGGACTGAGTCTGGCGGCACTGAACGCGGTCGTGATAACTCCCTCGGTGATAATCCTTGAGGAAGACGTCATGAAGAAGCTCAAGGGGCACTACGAGGTTCCGGAGATACGCTCCCATTCAGGCTTCGTTGGGAAAGCCTTCCGCTCCCTGGGCGAGGCCGTGAGGAGGAAGCCCTTTGCGTTTCTCGGTGCAGTCTTTCTGATAACACTCATCTTCGGCTATGGTGTGACACAGGTAACTACCGAGGTCAGACTCGAGAAGTTCGTTCCCAAGGGAATGCCCGAGATAGAAGCTTTGATGGACATACGCAGCGATTTCGGCGGCCAGGATGAGCTCTACATTCTCGTAAAAGCGGATGACGTTAGGGATCCCACCGTAGTAAGGAGCATCTACCGCTTCGAGAACCAGATAAAGGCAGACACCTACTACAACAACGTCTTTGACTCCGAGAGTATAGCCGACATCGTTGTTCAGAAGTACGGCTACATCCCCGACGACAGGGAGAAGATAAAGGAAGCTCTGAAGGACTACCAGGGGGTTCAGCTCGTTTCATCGGACTACTCCATGACGGTAATCAAATTCACCGGCGACTTCAGCGGCTCGAGTATAGACGACTTCAGGAAGATAATACGCTATTTTGAAGAAGAAGTTCAAAACGCCGTCTTCCCACCTGGAGTGAGCCTCTCCCTGACGGGTGACATTTACCTCAACTACGTCCTCGACCAGCTCACAAACGAGGAAATAAACCGCATCTCCATGTATGGAACGGTTTTCGTCGTCGTGATAGTCCTGCTCCTCTTCAGGCGCCCAAAGGTCTCCCTGGCAATGATAACGCCGATGTTCCTCGGTGCCCTCTGGACGGTCGGCTTCATGGGTCTCGCTGGCATTCCTTTCACCCAGACACTGGCTGGTGTTATCTCGATGATAGTCGGCCTGGGCGTCGATTACGGGATGCACCTGACCCACCGCTTCCTCGAGGAGATGAACGAAGGGAACCCGCGCCCGATAGTCACTTCGATCGAGAGCGTGGGGCCGGGCATACTCGCCGGCGCCCTGACGACTGCCGGAGGCTTTCTGGCGCTCCTGGCTGGAGAGCTGCCAACGATACACGACTTTGGATTGACACTCGCGTTCGGAATATTTGCCTCTATGTTTGCCGCTTACCTTGTAACGCCTGCACTGCTGCAGGTCTTCTACGGAAAGAAAATTGGAGGTGATGCGGAATGA
- a CDS encoding COG1361 S-layer family protein, whose protein sequence is MKKIKVVLLGLMLITGLLGSAVSASTGSPLFEGYLSRGEAILVGPLIISLTDTQKDYGNGEYYAFLVIMKDGKILNAEYKTIYVPDPEKIQRLLLDPEFLLALAETQGYDVSSCSQYVNDTTAFNACLMANAFGFYQWLNTASPKEIANAVVKTIEEHPELGINKEDILMPITYPDITPVREGETVEVDVDDQTVYVTVLEVYPNGIKISISGPPEWRASTAPGVVISSVEIPETVQPGDTVTIKVHLRNEGALKVRYLNVFVSPAPVSFNDSSSIASAVSMALSQSGLSQSVFYPEGSAIQYVEYLDGKENTTLTFRIKINPNADVGTYPLYVGVVYFTGLGANMKMIQGYNFVALTVKKSREGFVEITKVETIPGEISPGDTFTVRFTVENTGAEPIKALSLKITSYQVPVQGEIKNVDLSALSQLPIQGSEALSENLQTALNQIMRELAKQNIDAFLPIGEDNVKYVAELQPGQSTTLEFKIKANDRLENGIYPLRIELKYLSEPDEKEITDERLVGIDVTGRAELILSKVSTSPSKILPGTDNVEVDIQIDNVGTGTARTVIIKPHPTWPFELSETSQQVIGLGSLNKGDSAQTSFRVNVAENASSGTYEIPLLIMYTNSLGVQKNVTLKVPIIIGAKPNIEVVDIRFEPDPLQGESVKVYITLKNTGGEKATSVLIEGVVKADQPFSLDKRTDYVGDLAPGATGEGVIILRIDRDAIPKDYRIQLRIRAVGDPNQGDDNVYVFERTVDVTVKENTKTSTNLRNLAVIVGVLVVIVVIYIHRGRAS, encoded by the coding sequence ATGAAAAAGATAAAGGTTGTCCTGCTCGGATTGATGCTCATCACGGGTCTGCTCGGAAGTGCGGTGAGCGCCTCGACGGGAAGCCCACTTTTCGAGGGCTACTTAAGCAGGGGCGAGGCCATACTGGTTGGGCCGCTCATAATCTCGCTGACAGATACGCAGAAGGACTATGGGAACGGCGAGTACTACGCCTTCCTGGTGATAATGAAGGATGGAAAGATACTCAACGCCGAGTATAAGACGATATACGTACCCGACCCTGAAAAGATTCAGAGGCTCCTCCTCGACCCGGAGTTCCTGCTGGCCCTCGCCGAAACCCAGGGCTACGATGTAAGCTCGTGTTCCCAGTACGTCAACGACACTACAGCGTTCAACGCATGCCTGATGGCCAACGCCTTCGGCTTCTACCAGTGGCTCAACACGGCATCGCCGAAGGAGATAGCCAACGCGGTCGTGAAAACCATTGAGGAGCACCCAGAGCTCGGGATAAACAAGGAAGACATCTTAATGCCCATAACGTATCCAGACATAACTCCCGTGCGGGAGGGAGAGACGGTAGAAGTTGATGTGGATGATCAGACAGTTTACGTGACCGTCCTCGAAGTATATCCGAACGGGATAAAGATAAGCATCAGCGGGCCACCCGAGTGGAGAGCATCAACCGCCCCAGGAGTGGTGATCTCAAGCGTTGAAATACCAGAAACTGTCCAGCCAGGCGATACAGTCACGATAAAAGTCCACCTGAGGAACGAAGGAGCGCTGAAGGTTCGCTATCTGAACGTCTTCGTTTCACCAGCGCCGGTGAGCTTCAACGACAGCTCCTCCATAGCGAGCGCGGTATCGATGGCACTGAGTCAGAGCGGATTATCCCAGAGTGTATTCTATCCCGAAGGAAGCGCGATCCAGTACGTAGAGTATCTCGATGGCAAGGAGAACACAACACTGACGTTCAGGATAAAGATAAACCCCAACGCTGACGTCGGCACCTATCCGCTCTACGTTGGGGTGGTTTACTTTACGGGTCTGGGGGCTAACATGAAAATGATTCAGGGCTACAACTTCGTCGCCCTTACCGTCAAAAAGAGCAGGGAGGGCTTCGTCGAGATAACGAAGGTCGAGACGATTCCAGGGGAGATAAGTCCCGGCGATACCTTCACAGTGAGGTTTACGGTGGAAAACACCGGAGCCGAGCCCATCAAGGCCCTCAGCTTGAAGATAACCTCCTACCAGGTCCCGGTCCAAGGAGAAATCAAAAACGTTGACCTTTCAGCCCTTTCACAGTTGCCAATCCAGGGGAGCGAGGCTCTAAGCGAGAACCTTCAGACAGCGCTCAACCAGATAATGCGCGAGCTGGCGAAGCAGAACATTGACGCATTCCTACCCATCGGCGAGGACAACGTAAAGTACGTGGCCGAGCTCCAACCGGGACAGAGCACGACGCTGGAGTTTAAGATTAAGGCCAACGACAGGCTCGAGAACGGCATATACCCTCTCAGGATAGAGCTCAAGTACCTCAGCGAGCCGGATGAGAAGGAGATAACCGATGAGAGGCTGGTGGGAATAGACGTCACAGGAAGGGCCGAGCTGATCCTCTCAAAGGTCTCCACCTCGCCGAGCAAGATTTTGCCGGGAACCGACAATGTGGAGGTAGATATTCAGATAGACAACGTCGGAACCGGAACCGCAAGGACGGTCATAATAAAGCCCCACCCAACTTGGCCATTTGAGCTCAGCGAAACGAGCCAGCAGGTCATAGGTCTGGGAAGCCTAAACAAGGGCGACTCGGCTCAGACATCTTTCAGAGTTAACGTTGCAGAGAACGCGAGCTCCGGAACCTACGAGATACCGCTCCTAATTATGTACACCAACAGCCTTGGGGTACAGAAGAACGTCACGTTGAAGGTTCCCATCATTATAGGCGCCAAGCCGAATATAGAGGTCGTTGACATCAGGTTTGAACCCGATCCCCTCCAGGGAGAGAGCGTCAAGGTTTACATCACCCTGAAGAACACGGGCGGAGAAAAGGCCACGAGCGTGCTCATCGAGGGTGTGGTTAAGGCGGACCAGCCCTTCAGCCTCGACAAAAGGACGGACTACGTCGGTGATCTAGCACCCGGGGCAACCGGTGAGGGCGTGATAATCCTCAGGATAGACCGCGATGCCATACCCAAGGACTACAGGATCCAGCTCAGGATAAGGGCCGTCGGAGACCCCAACCAGGGTGACGACAACGTCTACGTCTTCGAAAGGACCGTAGATGTAACGGTGAAGGAGAACACCAAGACCTCAACCAATCTGAGGAACCTCGCCGTGATCGTGGGAGTACTGGTGGTGATCGTGGTAATCTACATCCACAGGGGAAGGGCCAGCTGA